A window of Leptotrichia wadei contains these coding sequences:
- the rpiB gene encoding ribose 5-phosphate isomerase B translates to MKIVIGNDHAGVEFKNKIMQALRSKGYEIINVGTDTLDSVDYPDIAKEVSKKIINKEANFGILICGTGIGISIAANKINGIRAALCHNEYTARLSRLHNDANIIALGARVLGEDLGLACVETFINTEFEGGRHARRVGKIEQ, encoded by the coding sequence ATGAAAATAGTAATTGGAAATGATCATGCGGGTGTAGAATTTAAAAATAAAATTATGCAGGCGCTTAGAAGTAAAGGGTATGAAATTATAAATGTAGGAACTGATACTTTGGATTCAGTTGATTATCCTGATATTGCGAAGGAAGTTAGTAAAAAAATTATAAATAAAGAGGCAAATTTTGGAATTTTAATTTGTGGAACTGGAATTGGAATTTCTATTGCTGCAAATAAAATAAATGGAATTCGTGCTGCTCTTTGTCACAATGAATATACGGCAAGACTTTCAAGACTTCATAATGATGCGAATATAATTGCTTTGGGAGCTAGAGTTTTGGGAGAAGACTTGGGATTAGCCTGTGTTGAAACTTTTATAAATACGGAATTTGAAGGTGGCAGACATGCTAGAAGAGTTGGGAAAATTGAACAGTAA
- the infC gene encoding translation initiation factor IF-3 → MNERIRVREIRVVGDDGEQFGVMSTRDALALATEKELDLVEISPNATPPVCKIMDYGKFKYEKTKKDKENKKKQKNIVVKEIRIKPHIDEHDKDTKISQIEKFIAKEHKVKVSLRLTGRERLHAESAIKVLDEFASHFEEIATVEKKYGKEQVQKFILLSPKK, encoded by the coding sequence ATGAATGAGCGAATTAGAGTAAGAGAAATTAGAGTTGTTGGTGATGATGGGGAGCAGTTTGGAGTAATGTCTACACGAGATGCATTAGCACTTGCGACAGAAAAAGAACTGGATTTAGTCGAAATTTCACCAAATGCAACACCGCCTGTATGCAAAATTATGGACTATGGAAAATTCAAGTATGAGAAAACGAAGAAAGACAAGGAAAATAAGAAAAAACAAAAAAATATTGTTGTTAAAGAGATTAGAATTAAACCTCATATTGATGAACATGACAAGGATACAAAAATTTCTCAAATTGAAAAATTTATAGCCAAAGAGCATAAGGTAAAAGTTAGCCTAAGACTTACAGGTAGAGAAAGATTACATGCGGAATCTGCTATTAAAGTATTGGATGAGTTTGCAAGTCATTTTGAAGAAATTGCGACAGTTGAAAAAAAATATGGAAAAGAACAGGTTCAAAAATTTATTTTATTATCGCCTAAAAAATAA
- a CDS encoding tRNA 2-thiocytidine biosynthesis protein TtcA, with amino-acid sequence MNLENDLDDKNTINNETNADKIASTSLGSAVCETVLPSVPLQPLETIERSIQKKYRSALWTPFVRALKEFEMVKDGDRIAVAISGGKDSLLLSKLFQELKRASRTNFEVVFISMNPGFNPANLNNLKKNLKHLNIPCEIYDDNIFEIAEKIAKDYPCYMCAKMRRGSLYTKATSLGCNKLALGHHFDDVIETTLMSMFYMGKFETMLPKLKSDNFNIELIRPLFYVEEKAIIKWVRNNGILPMNCGCTVAAEKTSSKRRETKELIAQLVKNNPDIKKRIIQSTQNVNLEKILGWKDSNGKYSYLDKF; translated from the coding sequence ATGAATTTAGAAAATGATCTCGATGACAAAAATACGATAAATAATGAAACAAATGCTGATAAAATCGCTTCTACTTCTCTCGGAAGCGCAGTTTGTGAAACAGTTTTACCATCAGTTCCACTTCAGCCATTAGAAACCATTGAAAGAAGCATACAAAAAAAATACCGTTCAGCACTTTGGACACCATTTGTGCGAGCCTTAAAGGAATTTGAAATGGTAAAGGATGGAGATAGAATCGCAGTTGCCATTTCTGGCGGGAAAGACAGCCTCTTGCTTTCAAAGCTGTTTCAAGAATTGAAAAGAGCCAGCAGAACTAACTTTGAAGTGGTTTTTATTTCAATGAATCCAGGATTTAATCCTGCTAATTTAAATAATTTGAAAAAAAATCTAAAACATCTAAATATCCCTTGTGAAATTTATGATGACAATATCTTTGAAATTGCAGAAAAAATCGCAAAAGACTATCCCTGCTATATGTGTGCCAAAATGCGGCGTGGCAGCCTTTATACAAAAGCAACTTCACTTGGCTGCAATAAACTTGCGCTTGGACATCATTTTGACGACGTTATTGAAACAACTCTTATGAGCATGTTCTACATGGGAAAATTTGAAACTATGCTACCAAAATTAAAGTCCGATAATTTTAATATAGAATTGATCCGTCCTCTATTTTATGTTGAAGAAAAGGCAATCATAAAATGGGTAAGAAATAACGGAATCCTTCCGATGAACTGCGGCTGTACAGTCGCTGCCGAAAAAACTTCAAGCAAACGGCGTGAAACAAAGGAATTAATTGCACAGCTTGTAAAAAATAATCCAGACATAAAAAAACGAATAATTCAATCAACACAGAATGTGAATTTGGAAAAAATATTAGGCTGGAAAGATTCAAACGGAAAATACTCGTATTTGGACAAATTTTAA
- the hpt gene encoding hypoxanthine phosphoribosyltransferase — MNRDFEFGIKKQLITKEELQKKVKELGVKITEDFKNENEPLIVIGLLKGSIVFMADLIREIKLPLEIDFIEASSYGEGTQSSREVKILKDLRSTISGKNVLVVEDIIDSGFTLKKVLQILGSRNPKKILLCTLLDKPERREVEVDVQYIGFEIPNEFVVGYGLDFNENYRNLEYIGVAEPSVFE; from the coding sequence ATGAACAGAGATTTTGAATTTGGAATAAAAAAACAGTTGATTACGAAGGAAGAACTTCAGAAAAAAGTAAAGGAACTGGGAGTAAAGATTACTGAAGATTTTAAAAATGAAAATGAGCCGTTAATAGTGATAGGACTTTTGAAGGGGTCTATTGTGTTTATGGCTGATTTGATTAGGGAAATAAAATTGCCACTTGAAATTGACTTTATTGAGGCTTCCAGTTATGGGGAAGGGACTCAAAGTTCTAGAGAAGTTAAAATTTTAAAGGATTTAAGAAGTACGATTAGCGGGAAAAATGTTTTGGTAGTTGAAGATATTATTGATTCAGGATTTACGTTAAAAAAAGTATTACAAATTTTGGGAAGCAGAAATCCTAAGAAAATATTACTTTGTACACTTTTAGATAAACCTGAAAGAAGAGAAGTTGAAGTTGATGTGCAATATATTGGATTTGAGATTCCAAATGAATTTGTTGTTGGGTATGGGCTTGATTTTAATGAAAATTATAGAAATTTGGAATATATAGGAGTTGCTGAACCATCAGTATTTGAGTAA
- the efeB gene encoding iron uptake transporter deferrochelatase/peroxidase subunit → MSDENDKKWFDKKISRRDFLKKAGMVGAGAAIGASGAGAIFANMFSSKANQVVGNEGISFYGEHQSGIATPVQKNVYFAVLDLHSTDREEIKQMFKDWTDYSEKLMKGELVAPELANHLVPPIDTGETVGLNPYRLTITFGISPSFLDKLKMDNKKMEEFKNLPHFPRDQIKDKYKGGDICIQACADDAQVAFHAVRNLVRKGRALITLKWTQAGFLPIGNGKETPRNLFGFKDGTENPKNNNDFKNVVWYDKNNWLKNGTFLIVRRIQMHLETWDRTNLQEQENTFGRYKESGAPFGETDEFATIDINKKGPDGKPVLPIDSHVYLAKKADVKIARRAFSYSNGIDEVSGQFDAGLLFICFQKHPDQFIKIQNSLGNDDKLNEYITHVGTGIFACFGGIKKGEYIGQKLFE, encoded by the coding sequence ATGAGTGATGAAAATGATAAAAAATGGTTTGATAAAAAAATATCACGTCGTGATTTTTTGAAAAAAGCAGGAATGGTTGGAGCAGGTGCTGCAATTGGAGCGAGCGGAGCGGGTGCAATTTTTGCAAATATGTTTAGCAGCAAGGCAAATCAAGTTGTTGGAAATGAAGGAATCTCATTTTATGGAGAACATCAGTCGGGAATTGCTACTCCTGTTCAAAAAAACGTCTATTTTGCGGTATTAGATTTACATTCTACGGACAGGGAAGAAATAAAGCAGATGTTTAAGGACTGGACAGATTATTCTGAAAAACTTATGAAAGGTGAACTTGTAGCACCAGAACTTGCAAATCATCTAGTTCCTCCGATAGATACAGGAGAAACAGTGGGATTAAATCCATACCGTTTGACAATAACTTTTGGAATAAGTCCGTCTTTTCTAGATAAATTGAAGATGGATAATAAGAAAATGGAAGAATTTAAGAATTTGCCACATTTTCCGAGAGACCAGATAAAGGACAAGTATAAAGGTGGAGATATTTGCATTCAGGCTTGTGCAGATGATGCTCAAGTGGCATTTCACGCTGTGAGAAATCTTGTTCGTAAAGGACGTGCCTTAATTACTCTAAAATGGACCCAAGCTGGTTTTTTACCAATTGGTAATGGAAAAGAAACTCCAAGAAATCTTTTTGGATTTAAAGATGGAACGGAAAATCCAAAAAATAATAATGATTTTAAAAATGTTGTTTGGTATGATAAGAATAATTGGCTGAAAAATGGGACTTTTCTTATTGTAAGACGTATTCAAATGCATCTTGAAACATGGGATAGAACTAATTTACAGGAGCAGGAAAATACGTTTGGAAGGTATAAAGAAAGCGGGGCTCCCTTTGGAGAAACAGATGAATTTGCAACAATTGACATAAATAAAAAAGGACCAGACGGAAAACCAGTTCTACCAATTGATTCACATGTTTATCTTGCCAAAAAAGCTGACGTTAAAATAGCACGCCGTGCCTTTTCTTATTCTAACGGAATAGATGAAGTGAGCGGACAGTTTGATGCGGGACTGCTATTTATATGTTTCCAAAAACATCCTGATCAATTTATAAAGATTCAGAACAGCCTAGGAAACGATGATAAACTGAATGAATATATTACTCACGTCGGAACAGGAATTTTTGCTTGTTTTGGAGGGATAAAGAAGGGAGAGTACATTGGGCAGAAATTATTTGAATAA
- a CDS encoding FTR1 family iron permease, with protein MGRNYLNKKISTMLFLCFMLFFVNIIAEESYSGLYIKITDTTTAIKNNNQNEAKKLFSEVRDEFKKVKNADSTQGKKVQELLNKEKAVLSEDDLREVTTALLAFEKEQNPVDDNAEKKKFQSRMNPALDMLEKAIQSKDVELMKKEYLKFNGVWTRNESFIRSRSIPYYGKVETAMSFLRSSMEVEPFDYDNTINSFNDLKSTIQDYLDGKKIENNVSSTITLKEAVDMLKDALEAFKNGNRSKGQSKVKEFIQVWPTVEGDVSTRNSALYTKVETQTPIIMVKGSEKEYQEQLQGLITELSQIDTKAQYTFIDAMFILLREGVEALLIVLALVSSLKAANQKKGLRWVYAGAAAGIFASVVIAFALQALFPAVSSGTNREILEGFVGIFAVIMMIGIGFWLHSKSSLKSWKDYIDRKMDIVLSTGSFVSMFVLSFLAVFREGAETILFYVGILPLISLQNLIIGIVSAILILIVIALVLIYASSKIKIHQVFFVLTWTIYFLAFKMLGTSIHMLQVVGILQLHVVHFIPTMEILGIYANMEVFISQLILIVIIVIAALIKKRKDK; from the coding sequence TTGGGCAGAAATTATTTGAATAAAAAAATAAGTACAATGCTATTTTTGTGCTTTATGCTATTCTTCGTGAATATTATTGCAGAAGAAAGCTATAGCGGACTTTACATAAAAATTACAGACACAACAACGGCAATAAAAAATAATAACCAAAATGAAGCAAAAAAACTTTTTTCTGAAGTAAGAGATGAATTTAAAAAGGTTAAAAATGCTGATTCTACGCAAGGGAAAAAGGTACAGGAACTTTTAAATAAAGAAAAAGCTGTATTGTCAGAAGATGACCTGAGAGAAGTTACAACAGCACTATTAGCTTTTGAAAAAGAGCAGAATCCTGTTGACGATAATGCGGAAAAGAAAAAGTTTCAGTCAAGAATGAATCCTGCTTTAGATATGCTGGAAAAAGCAATTCAATCTAAAGATGTGGAACTTATGAAAAAAGAATATTTGAAATTTAACGGTGTCTGGACAAGAAATGAAAGTTTTATAAGAAGCAGAAGTATTCCTTACTATGGAAAAGTGGAAACTGCAATGTCGTTTTTGAGAAGCTCTATGGAAGTGGAGCCATTTGATTATGACAACACAATCAATTCTTTTAATGACTTGAAATCAACAATACAAGACTATTTAGATGGCAAGAAGATAGAAAATAATGTTTCAAGCACAATTACACTAAAAGAAGCTGTAGATATGTTGAAAGATGCGTTGGAAGCTTTTAAAAATGGAAATAGATCTAAAGGTCAGTCAAAAGTGAAAGAGTTTATTCAGGTATGGCCTACGGTTGAAGGCGATGTAAGTACGAGAAATTCAGCTTTATATACAAAAGTGGAAACACAGACTCCAATAATCATGGTAAAAGGTAGCGAAAAAGAGTATCAGGAACAATTACAAGGATTAATTACAGAATTATCACAAATTGATACAAAAGCACAATATACATTTATTGATGCAATGTTTATACTTCTTCGTGAAGGTGTGGAGGCACTTCTTATCGTTCTGGCATTGGTAAGCAGCCTGAAAGCTGCAAATCAGAAAAAGGGATTGCGTTGGGTTTATGCAGGAGCTGCTGCCGGAATTTTTGCAAGTGTGGTAATAGCATTTGCTCTTCAGGCTTTATTCCCTGCCGTATCTTCAGGAACAAACCGTGAAATTTTGGAAGGATTTGTAGGAATTTTTGCGGTTATAATGATGATTGGGATTGGATTTTGGCTGCATAGTAAATCATCCTTAAAATCTTGGAAAGATTATATTGACAGAAAAATGGATATTGTATTAAGTACAGGAAGTTTTGTTTCAATGTTTGTACTTAGTTTTCTTGCGGTATTTAGAGAAGGGGCAGAAACAATATTGTTTTATGTAGGAATTTTACCATTAATTTCATTGCAGAATTTGATTATCGGTATTGTAAGTGCGATATTGATACTAATTGTAATTGCACTTGTTTTAATATATGCTTCTTCAAAAATAAAAATACATCAAGTGTTTTTTGTACTTACGTGGACAATTTACTTCCTTGCATTTAAAATGCTTGGAACAAGTATTCACATGCTGCAAGTTGTAGGGATTTTACAGTTACACGTAGTTCATTTTATACCTACAATGGAAATTTTGGGAATTTATGCAAATATGGAAGTATTTATTAGTCAATTAATTTTAATTGTGATTATCGTGATTGCTGCATTGATAAAAAAGAGAAAAGATAAATAA
- a CDS encoding twin-arginine translocase TatA/TatE family subunit, with the protein MGIFQDIGAPGLIVLILGALLIFGPKRLPELGEAIGKMIREFKKSVSGIDSEADNKNVEDKKEKKCK; encoded by the coding sequence ATGGGAATTTTTCAAGATATAGGAGCACCGGGACTTATAGTTCTAATACTTGGTGCGTTGCTTATTTTTGGACCTAAAAGACTGCCTGAACTGGGAGAAGCTATAGGAAAAATGATTCGGGAATTTAAAAAGTCAGTTTCTGGAATTGACTCAGAGGCTGATAATAAAAATGTAGAAGATAAAAAAGAAAAAAAGTGTAAATAA
- the efeO gene encoding iron uptake system protein EfeO, with protein MKKMGILLLIGALMAISCSKDTGTKEGGKAGTTAGKTAEQGKTDLSKETSEYKKYVEGQIDMLLKDTENFAQLLKTGKLDEAKKVYPLIRMAYERSEPIAESFGESDVKIDYRLVDFKEEFKNEEGWKGFHRIEKILWEQNTTKGTEKYADDLVNDIKELKAKIATIEVTPDLMVTGAIDLLNEVSTQKITGEEEVFSHTDLYDFRANIEGAQKIFELFRPKLEQKDAKLVTTLDTEFKAVNQLLDKYMTDDKNYKLYTELKPEDTKALAEAVTKLGEPLSQMGIVIDATPKK; from the coding sequence ATGAAAAAAATGGGAATTTTATTGCTTATTGGAGCATTAATGGCAATAAGCTGTAGCAAAGATACTGGAACAAAGGAAGGTGGAAAGGCTGGTACAACAGCTGGAAAGACAGCTGAACAAGGGAAAACTGATTTGAGCAAGGAAACTTCTGAATATAAAAAGTATGTTGAAGGTCAGATTGATATGCTTTTAAAGGATACAGAAAATTTTGCACAATTATTAAAGACTGGGAAATTAGACGAAGCTAAAAAAGTTTATCCACTAATCCGTATGGCTTATGAAAGATCTGAGCCTATTGCTGAAAGCTTTGGAGAATCTGATGTTAAGATAGATTATCGTCTTGTTGACTTTAAGGAAGAATTTAAAAATGAAGAAGGATGGAAAGGTTTTCATAGAATTGAAAAAATATTATGGGAACAGAATACTACAAAAGGAACTGAAAAATACGCAGACGATCTTGTAAACGACATTAAGGAGCTAAAGGCAAAAATCGCCACAATCGAAGTAACGCCTGATTTAATGGTTACAGGAGCGATTGACTTGTTGAATGAAGTTTCAACTCAAAAAATTACTGGAGAAGAAGAAGTGTTCTCACATACTGATTTGTACGACTTTAGAGCAAACATCGAAGGAGCTCAGAAAATTTTTGAACTGTTCAGACCTAAATTAGAACAAAAAGATGCTAAGCTTGTAACAACTTTAGATACAGAATTTAAAGCAGTAAACCAGCTTCTTGACAAATATATGACAGATGACAAAAATTATAAATTGTACACAGAATTGAAGCCAGAAGATACAAAAGCTCTAGCTGAAGCAGTTACTAAACTTGGGGAACCTTTATCGCAAATGGGAATCGTAATAGACGCAACTCCTAAGAAATAA
- the rsmA gene encoding 16S rRNA (adenine(1518)-N(6)/adenine(1519)-N(6))-dimethyltransferase RsmA — protein MKGKNKKYKKRDKNFENEDHKAKKKYGQNFLNDSSLLDEILNVANIDEETEVLEIGPGLGFLTEKLIENSKFLTAFEIDDDLIPFLSKKFENKQNFELVHQDFMEADLKTFFENKKDVKVVANIPYYITSPIINKLLEYRENIDEIYLMVQKEVAERIASKPHSKNMSLLTHAVQFYAETEYLFTVPKEKFDPVPKVDSAFLGIKILKDKKYESQISEEKYFKYLREAFSNKRKSISNNLSNLGFSKDFVKECLKKVGKTELARAEEFSVQGFIDFIGILEG, from the coding sequence TTGAAGGGGAAAAATAAAAAATATAAGAAAAGAGATAAAAATTTTGAGAATGAAGATCATAAGGCTAAGAAAAAATATGGTCAGAATTTTCTAAATGATAGCAGTTTGTTGGACGAGATTTTGAATGTGGCGAATATTGATGAAGAAACAGAAGTGCTGGAAATTGGACCAGGTTTGGGATTTTTGACAGAAAAATTAATTGAAAATTCTAAATTTTTGACTGCTTTTGAAATAGATGATGATTTAATCCCATTTTTGAGTAAAAAATTTGAAAACAAGCAAAATTTTGAGTTAGTTCATCAGGATTTTATGGAAGCAGATTTGAAAACTTTTTTTGAGAATAAAAAAGATGTGAAAGTTGTAGCAAATATTCCGTATTACATAACTTCGCCAATTATTAATAAATTGCTTGAATACCGTGAAAATATTGATGAAATCTATTTGATGGTGCAAAAAGAAGTGGCAGAGCGGATTGCCTCAAAGCCACATAGTAAAAATATGAGCCTGCTTACTCACGCAGTACAGTTTTACGCTGAAACAGAATATTTATTTACTGTTCCAAAAGAAAAATTTGATCCTGTTCCAAAAGTTGATTCAGCATTTTTAGGAATAAAAATTTTGAAAGATAAAAAATATGAAAGTCAAATTTCAGAAGAAAAATATTTTAAATATTTGAGAGAAGCGTTTTCAAATAAGAGAAAAAGTATTTCTAATAATTTATCGAATTTAGGATTTTCAAAAGATTTTGTAAAAGAATGCTTGAAAAAAGTTGGCAAAACAGAATTAGCTAGAGCAGAAGAATTTTCTGTGCAAGGATTTATTGATTTTATTGGGATTTTGGAAGGTTAA
- a CDS encoding KH domain-containing protein produces the protein MSKYFETVDFWIENLLDSTESYTIESNEKGKFVDITINVTKEDMGKVIGKNGRIITALRVLMSSIGKKDKKSIKIEVKEM, from the coding sequence ATGAGCAAGTATTTTGAAACTGTAGATTTTTGGATTGAGAATTTATTGGATTCGACTGAAAGTTATACGATTGAAAGTAATGAAAAAGGGAAGTTTGTAGATATTACAATTAATGTTACAAAGGAGGATATGGGAAAAGTTATTGGTAAAAACGGGAGAATTATTACGGCACTTAGAGTTCTTATGTCATCAATTGGGAAAAAAGATAAAAAAAGTATAAAAATTGAAGTTAAGGAAATGTAA
- a CDS encoding acyl-CoA thioesterase — MKTYDLRKKSFKLRVYYYDTDKMGVVYHSNYLKWMEMARTEYFRDVFPYKNMEDMGFILPVKTLNIEYVNSAKHDEEIEIFVKIEEINNIKIRFSYEMYNLDGILKAKAETVNVFVDENGKLKRISNELLKKIIK; from the coding sequence ATGAAAACTTACGACTTAAGGAAAAAGAGCTTTAAACTTAGAGTTTACTATTATGATACTGATAAAATGGGAGTTGTGTACCATTCAAATTATCTAAAATGGATGGAAATGGCACGAACTGAATATTTTAGGGATGTTTTTCCATATAAAAATATGGAGGATATGGGATTTATTTTGCCAGTAAAGACACTGAATATTGAATATGTTAATTCGGCAAAGCATGATGAGGAAATTGAGATTTTTGTAAAAATTGAGGAAATAAATAATATTAAGATTAGATTTTCTTATGAAATGTATAATTTAGATGGAATTTTAAAGGCAAAGGCTGAAACTGTGAATGTTTTTGTGGATGAAAATGGGAAATTAAAGAGAATTTCAAATGAATTGCTGAAGAAAATTATTAAATAA
- a CDS encoding histidine triad nucleotide-binding protein — protein MSTVFKKIIDKEIPANIVYEDDEFLAFHDINPAAKVHVLVIPKKEIKSLDAATEEDALLLGKLQLTVAKVARILGIDKDGYRVITNIGENGGQEVLHIHYHILGGEKLPVKLK, from the coding sequence ATGTCAACAGTTTTTAAAAAAATAATAGATAAGGAAATACCTGCAAATATTGTATATGAAGATGATGAGTTTTTGGCTTTTCATGATATAAATCCAGCGGCGAAAGTTCACGTGCTTGTAATTCCAAAAAAGGAAATCAAAAGTTTGGATGCGGCGACTGAAGAAGATGCTTTGTTACTTGGAAAACTCCAGTTGACTGTGGCAAAAGTGGCAAGAATTTTAGGGATAGATAAAGATGGTTATAGAGTTATAACTAATATTGGAGAAAATGGCGGACAGGAAGTTTTACATATTCATTATCATATTTTAGGTGGGGAAAAATTGCCAGTTAAATTAAAATAG
- the tatC gene encoding twin-arginine translocase subunit TatC — protein MAKIDEQTLVEHLSEFRKRLIITIIFFIAAFLVSLIFCSDIYKLLTASFKQKLIVLGPNDILSIYLMLAGICAFSLTLPFTSYQLWAFIRPALKEKEAKAILSYVPATFILFVIGLSFGFFVVTPALLNVLLSFGNDLFNIQLTANNYLTFVLHTSLPLGVIFELPVIVAFLTSLHILTPQYLIKNRRYGYFILLVVAVVLTPADFISDLTMAAPLILLYEVSISVCKYVYKRRRDD, from the coding sequence ATGGCTAAAATTGATGAACAGACGCTTGTGGAACATTTGAGCGAATTTAGGAAAAGACTCATTATTACAATTATATTTTTTATTGCAGCTTTTTTAGTAAGTTTGATATTTTGCTCCGATATTTACAAATTACTGACGGCTTCATTTAAGCAGAAGCTCATAGTTCTTGGGCCTAATGATATTTTGAGCATTTATTTAATGCTGGCTGGAATATGTGCTTTTAGTTTGACATTACCTTTTACAAGTTATCAGCTATGGGCTTTTATTCGTCCTGCTCTTAAGGAAAAGGAAGCTAAGGCAATTTTATCTTATGTGCCTGCAACTTTTATATTATTTGTTATAGGACTTTCTTTTGGATTTTTTGTAGTAACGCCTGCGTTACTAAATGTTTTACTATCTTTTGGCAATGATTTGTTTAATATTCAGCTTACAGCAAATAATTATTTAACATTTGTATTACATACATCATTACCGCTTGGTGTAATATTTGAATTGCCCGTTATTGTGGCATTTCTAACATCGCTGCATATCTTGACACCGCAATATTTAATAAAAAACAGGCGATATGGCTACTTTATTTTGCTGGTAGTTGCAGTCGTTTTGACGCCAGCTGACTTTATAAGCGATTTAACGATGGCAGCACCATTGATTTTACTTTATGAAGTGAGTATTTCTGTTTGTAAATATGTCTACAAAAGAAGGAGGGATGATTAA
- the rplT gene encoding 50S ribosomal protein L20 — MPRVKTGIVRRKRHKKVLKEAKGYRGAIKTNYRKANEAVKKAMAYATEHRKLKKRKMRELWIIRINAAARLNGISYSRLMNGLKKAGIELDRKVLADLALNNPAEFAKLVEKVK, encoded by the coding sequence ATGCCAAGAGTAAAAACAGGAATAGTTAGAAGAAAAAGACATAAAAAAGTTTTAAAAGAAGCAAAAGGTTATAGAGGAGCCATAAAAACAAATTATAGAAAAGCTAATGAAGCAGTTAAAAAAGCTATGGCTTATGCAACTGAACATAGAAAATTGAAAAAAAGAAAAATGCGTGAATTGTGGATTATAAGAATTAACGCTGCTGCAAGATTAAATGGAATTTCTTACTCAAGATTAATGAATGGATTAAAAAAAGCTGGAATTGAACTTGACAGAAAAGTTCTAGCAGACTTAGCATTGAATAACCCTGCTGAATTTGCAAAATTAGTAGAAAAAGTTAAATAG
- the rpmI gene encoding 50S ribosomal protein L35: protein MPKMKTHKGTKKRVKVTGSGKISLRHSGKSHILTKKTHKRKKRLGQDVIAPKGAERKIKKVLAGQEGR from the coding sequence ATGCCAAAAATGAAAACACATAAAGGAACAAAAAAAAGAGTTAAAGTTACAGGAAGTGGAAAAATTTCTTTAAGACACTCTGGAAAGAGCCATATCTTAACTAAAAAGACTCATAAAAGAAAGAAACGTCTAGGACAAGATGTGATCGCTCCAAAAGGTGCTGAAAGAAAAATTAAAAAAGTATTGGCTGGACAAGAAGGAAGATAA
- a CDS encoding DUF4911 domain-containing protein, protein MENNEKEMKSWEYIIQTKKEHIDFINKIIEAYDGLGNVRTLDNQNGLIKILTNSYLLDDMDKAIETLKQKNIEMEVLEKREWLGVL, encoded by the coding sequence ATGGAAAATAATGAAAAAGAAATGAAAAGCTGGGAATACATCATTCAAACAAAAAAAGAACATATTGACTTTATTAATAAAATCATAGAAGCATACGATGGCTTAGGAAATGTGAGAACTCTTGATAACCAGAACGGTTTAATAAAGATTCTTACAAATTCATATCTTTTAGATGATATGGATAAAGCGATTGAAACGTTAAAACAAAAAAATATCGAAATGGAAGTATTAGAAAAAAGAGAATGGCTTGGAGTGTTATAA